Proteins encoded within one genomic window of Ranitomeya variabilis isolate aRanVar5 chromosome 4, aRanVar5.hap1, whole genome shotgun sequence:
- the LOC143768114 gene encoding uncharacterized protein LOC143768114, translating into MERLMPTNREAQKKYLPFPLDEEKPEPTSMTPEEPEEEEMEMPKDAMKYRELKEFDEDEAEDTKEEEEEEDEKTSEVKKEVVQKNSNLSRRVQKQPTRRQKIRQRSILHYVNTNLRGRRNIIWTILLKPMRR; encoded by the exons ATGGAG cgcctcatgccgaccaaCCGAGAAGCTCAGAAGAAATATCTGCCATTTCCTCTGGATGAAGAAAAACCTGAGCCGACTTCAATGACACCAGAGGAgcctgaagaagaggagatggagatGCCCAAGGATGCAATGAAATATCGGGAGTTAAAAGAGTTTGACGAAGATGAGGCAGAAGACACcaaagaggaagaggaagaagaagatgagAAGACATcagaagtgaaaaaagaagtggtgCAGAAGAACAGCAACTTGTCAAGAAGAGTTCAGAAGCAGCCGACACGAAGACAGAAGATCCGCCAGCGGTCCATCCTCCATTATGTCAACACCAACCTCAGAGGAAGGAGAAATATCATCTGGACCATCCTCCTCAAACCAATGAGACGCTGA